From Candidatus Methylarchaceae archaeon HK02M2, one genomic window encodes:
- a CDS encoding glycosyltransferase — MKDLDDYREIVGDEVISQIHKKAKKLCGIHVLHINSTYYGGGVAEMLSALIPLMNNAGIDTDWRILRGTPDFFTITKKFHNALQGDPLHLSDIKKRLYVQANQDFSSYCRIDHDFLIIHDPQPLPLIKFYKKRQPWIWRCHIDISNPNNKLWEYLKNFLLRYDGVIVSNEKYKREDLPIEQRIISPAIDPLSPKNITIPKRVISKYLRKFGIPMDKPLIAQISRFDKWKDPEGVIEVFKLVKKKVDCRLVLCGSMATDDSEGWMVYKKVERKAKDLIKNKDVILITSENNIVVNALQRSSSVIIQKSIREGFGLTVTEALWKEKPVVASNTGGIPFQIKDGENGFLIDPYDKEKFADRIVQILQNPSSIEEIGKKGKEIVEKKFLITRLLLDYLDLLNHLLK; from the coding sequence ATGAAGGACTTAGACGACTACAGAGAAATTGTAGGGGATGAAGTTATTTCTCAAATTCATAAAAAGGCAAAAAAACTGTGCGGAATACATGTTTTGCATATCAATTCCACCTATTATGGTGGTGGCGTAGCTGAGATGCTTTCTGCCCTTATACCACTTATGAACAATGCAGGAATAGACACGGATTGGAGGATACTTCGTGGGACTCCTGATTTCTTTACAATAACTAAGAAATTTCATAACGCATTACAAGGAGATCCTTTACATCTTAGCGATATCAAAAAAAGATTATATGTTCAAGCTAATCAAGATTTTTCTTCGTATTGTAGAATAGATCATGATTTTTTAATTATACATGATCCCCAGCCGCTCCCTCTTATAAAATTCTATAAAAAAAGGCAACCGTGGATATGGAGATGTCACATAGATATTTCTAATCCAAATAATAAACTTTGGGAATATCTGAAAAATTTTCTTCTTAGATATGATGGAGTTATTGTTTCTAATGAGAAATATAAAAGGGAAGATTTGCCTATAGAACAGAGAATAATATCTCCTGCCATAGATCCTCTTTCACCAAAGAATATAACAATTCCCAAAAGAGTAATTTCAAAATATCTTAGAAAGTTTGGGATACCTATGGATAAACCGCTCATAGCTCAAATATCAAGGTTCGATAAATGGAAAGATCCAGAGGGAGTTATCGAAGTATTCAAACTCGTAAAGAAAAAAGTCGATTGTAGGCTGGTATTATGTGGAAGTATGGCAACAGATGACTCAGAAGGTTGGATGGTATATAAGAAAGTAGAAAGAAAAGCAAAAGATTTGATAAAAAATAAAGATGTCATACTAATAACAAGTGAAAATAATATTGTTGTAAATGCGTTACAGAGAAGTTCTTCAGTTATAATACAGAAGTCGATAAGGGAAGGTTTTGGACTTACAGTAACCGAGGCTCTTTGGAAGGAAAAACCTGTTGTGGCTTCAAACACTGGAGGGATTCCCTTTCAAATCAAAGATGGTGAAAACGGCTTTTTGATCGATCCTTATGATAAAGAAAAGTTTGCAGACAGGATTGTTCAAATCTTGCAGAATCCTTCTTCAATAGAAGAAATAGGTAAAAAAGGAAAGGAAATTGTTGAGAAAAAATTTCTGATAACAAGACTCTTACTGGATTATTTAGACTTATTAAATCATTTATTAAAATAA